A single genomic interval of Helianthus annuus cultivar XRQ/B chromosome 6, HanXRQr2.0-SUNRISE, whole genome shotgun sequence harbors:
- the LOC118479530 gene encoding secreted RxLR effector protein 161-like gives MEVLYENGNIILSQRKYMRNLLEKYRMDQCNTVSTPLEYGLKLSKDDPEEFIDESVYRSLVGSLMYLTNTRPDIMFAVSKISRFMECPKKSHWEAAKRILKYIKDTLDQGITYSKGGKRKLMGFSDNDYAWNIDDSKITSGYIFHLGSGPISWQSKK, from the coding sequence ATGGAAGTACTTTACGAGAATGGTAATATAATTTTATCTCAAAGGAAGTACATGAGGAATTTATTAGAGAAATATAGAATGGATCAGTGCAACACGGTTTCCACACCATTGGAATATGGTCTCAAATTGTCAAAAGATGATCCTGAAGAATTTATAGATGAAAGTGTGTATCGAAGTCTGGTAGGAAGTCTGATGTATCTAACAAACACGagaccagatattatgtttgcAGTAAGTAAAATAAGTAGATTCATGGAATGTCCTAAGAAGAGTCATTGGGAAGCAGCAAAACGCATACTAAAATACATCAAAGACACTTTGGATCAGGGTATCACTTATTCTAAAGGAGGAAAAAGAAAGCTCATGGGTTTCAGTGATAATGATTATGCATGGAATATAGATGATAGCAAGATTACATCCGGATATATTTTTCATTTAGGATCAGGACCCAtatcttggcaatcaaagaagtAA